A DNA window from Janibacter sp. A1S7 contains the following coding sequences:
- a CDS encoding AI-2E family transporter encodes MASTRTLRLLLGAAALAFLAVTIKAASDIIGPLMLALALTIVFHPLRKRLTRRVPAWLASVSVVVGVYLLLIVLGLMLLVSIARMAQLLPQYQAQLNEQFAFIGTTLNSWGISQSQLATMKDSVDTARVASAAASVLGELLGVLSNFFFIVVLLLFLAFDGAHTEKLMTHARRFRPNAVEAMSSFARGTRAYLSVSAIFGLIVAVVDTGALWIMGVPGAFVWGVLAFVTNFVPNIGFVIGVVPPALIALLDGGPTLMLAVIIVYSVINFVIQSIIQPRVIGNSVGLSTTLTFLSLVFWTFILGPLGAILAVPMSLLLRAVIVEADPTSRWVLPLVSGRLDPPEPDAPAPG; translated from the coding sequence GTGGCCAGCACGAGGACGCTGCGGCTCCTGCTCGGCGCCGCGGCGCTCGCCTTCCTCGCCGTCACGATCAAGGCGGCCAGCGACATCATCGGACCGTTGATGCTCGCGCTGGCGTTGACGATCGTCTTCCACCCGCTGCGCAAGCGTCTGACCCGGCGCGTGCCCGCGTGGTTGGCCTCGGTGAGTGTCGTCGTCGGCGTCTACCTGCTGCTCATCGTCCTGGGGCTGATGCTCCTCGTCTCGATCGCCCGGATGGCGCAACTGCTGCCCCAGTACCAGGCCCAGCTCAACGAACAGTTCGCCTTCATCGGCACCACCCTGAACTCGTGGGGGATCTCGCAGAGCCAGCTGGCGACGATGAAGGACTCCGTGGACACCGCCCGAGTGGCATCTGCCGCAGCCTCGGTGCTCGGCGAGTTGTTGGGCGTCCTGTCCAACTTCTTCTTCATCGTCGTCCTCCTGCTCTTCCTGGCCTTCGACGGCGCGCACACCGAGAAGCTCATGACCCATGCCCGGCGATTCCGGCCCAACGCCGTCGAGGCGATGTCCTCCTTCGCTCGGGGCACGCGGGCCTACCTGAGCGTGTCGGCCATCTTCGGGCTCATCGTCGCGGTGGTCGATACCGGCGCACTGTGGATCATGGGCGTGCCCGGCGCCTTCGTGTGGGGCGTCCTCGCCTTCGTCACCAACTTCGTCCCGAACATCGGATTCGTCATCGGTGTGGTCCCGCCGGCGCTCATCGCACTGCTCGACGGAGGGCCGACACTGATGCTGGCGGTCATCATCGTCTACAGCGTGATCAACTTCGTCATCCAGTCGATCATCCAACCGCGGGTCATCGGCAACTCGGTTGGCCTGTCGACGACGTTGACCTTCCTCTCGCTCGTCTTCTGGACCTTCATCCTCGGGCCGCTCGGGGCCATCCTCGCGGTGCCGATGAGCCTGTTGCTCCGTGCGGTGATCGTCGAGGCCGACCCCACGAGCCGGTGGGTCCTGCCGCTCGTCAGCGGTCGACTGGACCCGCCCGAGCCCGACGCGCCGGCCCCCGGCTGA
- a CDS encoding ribose-5-phosphate isomerase, with amino-acid sequence MRVHIGGDHAAFDLHQELLTFLAAEGHEVTDHGPFEYDAVDDYPVFVLRTARAVADDPGSRGIVLGGSGNGEQMAANKVSGIRAALCYNAELARLAREHNDAQVLSMGGRMQSLAEAKEMVQVFLTTDFTGEDRHQRRIDMVSAFEVDGTLPPLP; translated from the coding sequence TTGCGCGTTCACATCGGCGGCGACCACGCGGCCTTCGACCTCCACCAGGAGCTGCTCACCTTCCTCGCGGCGGAGGGCCACGAGGTGACCGACCACGGCCCCTTCGAGTACGACGCCGTCGACGACTACCCCGTCTTCGTGCTGCGGACCGCCCGGGCCGTGGCTGACGACCCGGGCAGCCGCGGGATCGTCCTGGGGGGTTCCGGCAACGGCGAGCAGATGGCCGCCAACAAGGTCTCCGGCATCCGGGCTGCCTTGTGCTACAACGCGGAGCTGGCCCGTCTGGCCCGTGAGCACAACGATGCCCAGGTGCTGTCGATGGGCGGCCGGATGCAGTCACTCGCCGAGGCCAAGGAGATGGTGCAGGTCTTCCTCACGACCGACTTCACGGGCGAGGACCGTCACCAGCGGCGCATCGACATGGTGAGTGCCTTCGAGGTGGACGGCACCCTCCCACCGCTGCCCTGA
- a CDS encoding helix-turn-helix transcriptional regulator, translating to MVTPESASLDSKVTVNRPRQGTVTRRPLIEAARRSGGRVVTVTAPAGYGKSTMAAEWAHLETRRVAWASLDRHDDEAGSLLTVLAMACRSISPLAVEVVPKMRGTDVAVLGGAAPLLSAVIRQAPEPFVFFIDDLHAVGSDECQDALEVVLADLPAGSQLVLTSRYEQSFVTRRRLCGDLFEIGTDDLRVDADGARQIFSDSGIVVSDDDLASAVARSEGWPAGLFLYALTVRAGGDARSLFGDERTISDYLHLEAFARLPDDLKSFLRRTSILEELSAPVCDAVVGISNSSAHLRRLEELNLFLVPLDRRRLRIRYHPLFRDFLVAQAHRDEGEIVGELHLRAAEWFEANGHPHWAVDHLLAAGKSARAASLIAATAVPAYAQGDFTVISRWLSTIEDAVIRASPPLLVIATWTALLQGKSPGSERWAALLEDLDEDTVPDGDRAEFASARALVRAVMCRHGPRRAHEDAAFAAAYDREWSPWRATALYALGSTALLVGDRDAAADAFSRSSTCALEVGSATSVMLSESELALMAMEDGAWSQARARVDAAVRLVDENHLEGYALSAFVYAVAARVARHREDVSTAQGYLSRAMRARVDSTHVLPFVAIRLRVQLAQAFVDNGNRTAAAHVLREVDDILSRRPDMGGLVEDVQRFRTTLVDTVERVATVPLTPAELRLLPYLQTHLTLAAIGERLFISRNTVSSEVGSIYRKLGVTTRNAAVERALETGLLGH from the coding sequence GTGGTGACACCTGAGTCCGCCTCCCTCGACAGCAAGGTCACGGTCAACCGGCCACGTCAGGGGACGGTCACGCGACGCCCGCTCATCGAGGCGGCGCGGCGAAGCGGGGGGCGCGTCGTGACGGTGACTGCTCCGGCGGGGTACGGGAAGTCCACCATGGCTGCCGAGTGGGCCCATCTGGAGACCCGTCGGGTCGCGTGGGCATCGCTTGATCGTCACGACGACGAGGCCGGTTCGCTGCTGACGGTCCTGGCCATGGCCTGCAGGTCCATCAGCCCACTGGCTGTAGAGGTCGTGCCGAAGATGCGGGGGACCGATGTCGCGGTTCTGGGCGGGGCCGCGCCCTTGCTGTCGGCCGTGATCCGTCAGGCCCCGGAACCCTTCGTGTTCTTCATCGACGACCTGCACGCCGTGGGCTCGGATGAGTGCCAGGACGCCCTGGAGGTCGTTCTCGCAGACCTGCCCGCAGGCTCCCAACTCGTCCTGACCAGTCGATACGAGCAGTCCTTCGTCACGCGGCGACGGTTGTGTGGGGACCTGTTCGAGATCGGTACCGACGACCTACGAGTCGATGCCGATGGTGCTCGGCAGATCTTCAGCGACAGTGGGATCGTCGTGTCCGACGACGACCTCGCCTCGGCAGTCGCTCGCTCCGAGGGGTGGCCCGCCGGGCTCTTCCTCTACGCGTTGACGGTCCGCGCCGGTGGAGATGCGCGGTCGCTCTTCGGTGATGAGCGGACCATCTCCGACTACCTCCACCTCGAGGCATTCGCCCGCTTGCCGGACGACCTGAAGAGCTTCCTGCGACGTACCTCGATCCTTGAGGAGCTGTCCGCTCCCGTGTGCGACGCGGTGGTGGGGATCTCCAACTCGTCGGCGCACCTGAGACGTCTCGAGGAGCTCAACCTCTTCCTCGTGCCACTGGACCGTCGTCGACTCCGAATTCGTTACCATCCGCTGTTCCGGGACTTCCTGGTCGCGCAGGCCCACCGCGACGAGGGGGAGATCGTCGGCGAGCTGCACCTGCGGGCCGCCGAGTGGTTCGAAGCGAACGGTCATCCGCACTGGGCGGTCGATCACCTCCTTGCCGCCGGGAAGTCGGCTCGTGCGGCGAGCCTCATCGCGGCCACGGCGGTGCCTGCCTATGCACAGGGTGACTTCACGGTGATCTCCCGGTGGCTGTCGACCATCGAGGACGCGGTGATCCGGGCATCGCCGCCGCTGCTCGTCATCGCGACGTGGACTGCACTCCTGCAGGGGAAGTCTCCGGGGTCGGAGCGATGGGCGGCCCTGCTCGAGGATCTCGACGAGGACACGGTCCCCGACGGCGATCGAGCAGAGTTCGCGTCGGCCCGTGCGCTCGTTCGTGCCGTGATGTGTCGGCACGGTCCTCGTCGAGCACACGAGGACGCGGCGTTCGCCGCGGCGTACGACCGGGAGTGGAGCCCGTGGCGCGCCACAGCCCTGTATGCGCTCGGGTCGACAGCCCTGCTCGTCGGGGACCGGGACGCGGCCGCAGACGCGTTCTCGCGCTCGTCGACGTGCGCGCTCGAGGTGGGGTCGGCGACGTCCGTCATGTTGAGCGAGTCCGAGCTGGCGCTCATGGCCATGGAGGACGGAGCGTGGTCGCAGGCCCGGGCACGAGTGGACGCGGCTGTCCGCCTCGTCGATGAGAACCACTTGGAGGGCTACGCGTTGTCCGCCTTCGTCTACGCGGTCGCTGCCCGAGTCGCACGACACCGGGAGGACGTGTCGACGGCGCAGGGATATCTGTCGCGGGCGATGCGTGCACGCGTCGACAGCACCCACGTGCTGCCCTTCGTGGCGATCCGTCTTCGAGTACAGCTCGCCCAGGCCTTCGTCGACAACGGCAACCGCACGGCGGCGGCGCACGTCCTCCGCGAGGTCGACGACATCCTGTCGCGACGGCCCGACATGGGTGGTCTCGTGGAGGACGTCCAGCGATTCCGCACGACGCTCGTGGACACGGTGGAGAGGGTGGCGACCGTCCCCCTCACCCCGGCGGAGTTGCGGTTGCTGCCCTACCTGCAGACACACCTCACGCTGGCGGCCATCGGGGAACGCCTCTTCATCTCACGCAACACCGTCAGCTCGGAGGTCGGGTCCATCTACCGCAAGCTGGGCGTCACCACTCGCAACGCGGCGGTCGAGCGGGCCCTCGAGACCGGTCTGCTCGGTCACTGA
- a CDS encoding carboxymuconolactone decarboxylase family protein — translation MDYAEQLRHLALDNLDAVTPLGTLDAKTGSLVRLGALVTVLAGVPSIRVEIDAAVGAGATEAEIVGVLDALLPVVGRPRVVAAAPKVALALGYDVDTFQLPG, via the coding sequence ATGGACTATGCAGAGCAGCTCCGACACCTCGCCCTCGACAACCTCGACGCGGTGACCCCACTCGGGACACTCGACGCCAAGACGGGCTCGCTGGTGCGCCTGGGCGCGCTCGTCACGGTCCTGGCCGGAGTCCCCTCGATCCGGGTCGAGATCGACGCGGCCGTCGGTGCGGGGGCCACCGAGGCGGAGATCGTCGGTGTCCTCGACGCGCTGCTGCCGGTGGTGGGGCGGCCCAGGGTCGTGGCGGCCGCGCCGAAGGTGGCTCTGGCCCTGGGCTACGACGTGGACACGTTCCAGCTCCCGGGGTGA
- the cls gene encoding cardiolipin synthase encodes MSVPHIAVLGGGLVLLDLVLRILALIYVPPNRRPTAAMAWLLAIFFIPVVGGLLFLLIGNPKLPRHRLQKQQEMDEVIAEHAAQSPEPDTSRWPPWWAGVVRMNDEHTAMPLWAGNRGSLIGDYAESLATMTREIAGARAYVHVEFYILSLDESTAPFFDALEAAAERGVTIRVLLDHWASSHCRDYAATIARLDAMGAQWHLMLPVQPLRGRYQRLDLRNHRKLLVVDGRTAFLGSQNLIDRSYNKKKNLSRGLQWQDLMTRIEGPVVASVDLVFATDWYMESDERLPVTNSPSVTATTSADELLECQVVPSGPGYPVENNLQLFLSLLYAAQERVAITSPYFVPEESMLRGIMAAIDRGVTVELFVSEIGDQALVWHAQRSYYAPLLDAGMRIYQYPAPYILHAKHFSIDDDVAVIGSSNMDMRSFGLNCEVSLMVRSRHYVQQMRRVEDEYRTLSTELTAEQWAMEPTRRTAVDGLARLTSALQ; translated from the coding sequence ATGTCAGTGCCCCACATCGCCGTCCTCGGCGGCGGGCTGGTGTTGCTGGACCTGGTCCTGCGGATCCTCGCGTTGATCTACGTGCCGCCCAACCGCCGCCCCACGGCCGCGATGGCGTGGCTCCTGGCGATCTTCTTCATCCCGGTCGTCGGAGGGTTGCTCTTCCTGCTCATCGGCAATCCCAAGCTGCCGCGACATCGGCTGCAGAAGCAGCAGGAGATGGACGAGGTCATCGCCGAGCACGCCGCGCAGTCGCCCGAGCCGGACACCTCGCGGTGGCCGCCGTGGTGGGCCGGTGTGGTGCGGATGAACGACGAGCACACCGCCATGCCCCTGTGGGCCGGCAACCGCGGCTCGCTCATCGGGGACTACGCCGAGTCCCTGGCAACGATGACCCGGGAGATCGCCGGTGCGCGGGCCTACGTGCACGTCGAGTTCTACATCCTGTCGCTCGACGAGAGCACCGCCCCGTTCTTCGACGCGCTCGAGGCAGCCGCGGAGCGTGGGGTGACCATCCGTGTGCTCTTGGACCACTGGGCCTCGTCGCACTGTCGTGACTACGCGGCGACGATCGCCCGTCTCGACGCCATGGGAGCCCAGTGGCACCTCATGCTGCCGGTACAACCGCTCAGGGGGCGCTACCAGCGACTGGATCTGCGCAACCATCGCAAGTTGCTCGTGGTCGACGGACGGACTGCCTTCCTGGGGTCCCAGAACCTCATCGACCGCAGCTACAACAAGAAGAAGAACCTCTCGCGCGGGCTGCAGTGGCAGGACCTCATGACCCGGATCGAGGGACCGGTCGTCGCGTCGGTCGATCTTGTGTTCGCGACCGACTGGTACATGGAGTCGGACGAGCGTCTGCCCGTGACGAACTCGCCGTCGGTGACCGCCACGACCTCGGCTGACGAACTCCTCGAGTGCCAGGTGGTGCCCAGCGGTCCCGGCTATCCCGTGGAGAACAACCTCCAGCTCTTCCTGAGCCTGCTCTACGCCGCGCAGGAGCGGGTGGCGATCACGAGTCCGTACTTCGTCCCCGAGGAGTCCATGCTGCGCGGGATCATGGCCGCCATCGATCGCGGCGTGACCGTGGAGCTGTTCGTCTCGGAGATCGGGGACCAGGCCCTGGTGTGGCACGCGCAACGCTCGTACTATGCGCCGCTTCTCGACGCCGGTATGCGGATCTACCAGTACCCGGCGCCGTACATCCTGCACGCCAAGCACTTCAGCATCGACGACGATGTCGCGGTGATCGGGTCGAGCAACATGGACATGCGCTCGTTCGGACTGAACTGCGAGGTCTCCCTCATGGTTCGATCACGCCACTACGTGCAGCAGATGCGCCGGGTCGAGGACGAGTACCGCACCCTCAGCACCGAGCTGACGGCCGAGCAGTGGGCGATGGAACCAACCAGGCGTACGGCGGTGGACGGCTTGGCCCGACTGACCTCCGCCTTGCAGTGA
- a CDS encoding PP2C family protein-serine/threonine phosphatase, with protein MSAILPSRIPAWAERRWLPRSLPRLEGTALLLTVLMTVLAIAAAHQTWTATIPLVTLVPVCLLATTLCTLQQVRMVFGVVLACVAWSLAFSGDGMGGTLPLIVSLALMYAVATSRSHHGAATFEGDRMLGDLRSRLRAMGDIPRLPAGWHAERSFATAHGDAFAGDFSITSGSRCGRQLEMVLADVSGKGQAAGTRALVLAGALGGVIGSATPHRVLPMANEFLERDMWDEGFATAVHVCLDLVTGEASVASAGHPPAMRYDAGSGRWIPLEGNRGPALGLVPEAEYPRAHTVLNRGDALLVYTDGIIESRGRDLDDGIDWMLGAAQARLTRGFPGLAKALVDGGRAGADDDRAAVIIWRD; from the coding sequence GTGTCTGCGATCCTGCCGAGCCGCATTCCCGCGTGGGCGGAGCGACGGTGGTTGCCGCGGTCGCTGCCACGGCTCGAGGGGACGGCCCTGCTGCTGACGGTCCTGATGACCGTTCTCGCGATCGCCGCCGCGCACCAGACCTGGACCGCCACCATCCCGCTCGTGACGTTGGTGCCCGTGTGCCTCCTGGCGACCACGCTGTGCACCCTGCAGCAGGTCCGGATGGTCTTCGGTGTCGTCCTCGCCTGTGTCGCATGGTCCCTCGCCTTCTCCGGTGACGGAATGGGCGGCACCCTCCCACTGATCGTCTCCCTCGCGCTGATGTACGCCGTCGCCACCTCGCGCTCGCACCACGGTGCAGCCACCTTCGAGGGGGATCGGATGCTCGGGGACCTGCGCTCCCGCCTGCGTGCGATGGGCGACATCCCACGGCTGCCGGCCGGGTGGCACGCGGAGCGCTCCTTCGCGACCGCCCACGGGGACGCCTTCGCGGGCGACTTCAGCATCACCTCGGGCAGTCGCTGCGGTCGTCAGCTCGAGATGGTCCTCGCCGACGTCAGCGGCAAGGGACAGGCGGCCGGGACCCGTGCGCTCGTCCTTGCCGGCGCCCTCGGGGGCGTCATCGGCTCGGCCACCCCGCACCGGGTGCTGCCGATGGCCAACGAGTTCCTCGAGCGCGACATGTGGGACGAGGGATTCGCCACCGCCGTGCACGTCTGCCTCGACCTGGTCACGGGGGAGGCGTCGGTCGCCTCGGCCGGTCACCCGCCCGCGATGCGCTACGACGCCGGCTCCGGCCGCTGGATCCCGCTCGAGGGCAACCGCGGCCCGGCGCTCGGACTCGTCCCGGAGGCCGAGTACCCCCGGGCACACACGGTGCTCAACCGTGGGGACGCCCTGCTCGTCTACACCGACGGCATCATCGAGTCGCGCGGTCGTGACCTCGACGACGGCATCGACTGGATGCTCGGTGCCGCTCAGGCCCGGCTCACCCGGGGCTTCCCCGGGCTCGCCAAGGCCCTCGTCGATGGAGGTCGCGCGGGCGCCGACGACGACCGTGCCGCCGTGATCATCTGGCGCGACTGA
- the trmB gene encoding tRNA (guanosine(46)-N7)-methyltransferase TrmB — protein MTTSEPDPHKAPLTHTPLTAEGRHRATVRTFTPRWRMSPQTQERMETFLPRFAVPTTPLDPARAFGRDVPVVLEIGSGYGESTIAYARERPDHGIIAAEVHVPGVARLMVRADEEGLDNVRVHRGDAIEYLVQCVGEDQLEAVHLFFPDPWPKARHAKRRFVQQDTLDMLLHRLRPGGHLLIATDHAAYADHVRSQLAEHGGVMVVEGERPDWRPSAGFEDKGRAAGRSIHEFRVTSTH, from the coding sequence GTGACCACCTCCGAACCCGACCCGCACAAGGCGCCCCTGACGCACACCCCCCTGACCGCCGAGGGGCGCCACCGGGCGACCGTGCGCACATTCACCCCCCGCTGGCGGATGTCCCCGCAGACCCAGGAGCGGATGGAGACCTTCCTGCCACGTTTCGCGGTACCGACCACGCCGCTCGACCCCGCCCGGGCCTTCGGTCGGGACGTGCCGGTCGTCCTCGAGATCGGCTCCGGCTACGGGGAGTCGACGATCGCCTACGCGCGCGAGCGGCCCGACCACGGGATCATCGCCGCCGAGGTGCACGTGCCCGGGGTCGCCCGGCTCATGGTCCGTGCCGACGAGGAAGGGCTGGACAACGTCCGGGTGCACCGGGGGGACGCCATCGAGTACCTCGTGCAGTGCGTCGGCGAGGACCAGCTCGAGGCGGTGCACCTGTTCTTCCCCGACCCGTGGCCGAAGGCGCGCCACGCCAAGCGTCGCTTCGTCCAGCAGGACACCCTCGACATGCTGCTGCACCGACTGCGCCCCGGTGGTCACCTGCTCATCGCCACCGACCACGCTGCCTACGCCGACCATGTACGCAGCCAGCTCGCGGAGCACGGCGGCGTCATGGTCGTCGAGGGGGAGCGTCCGGACTGGCGACCGAGTGCCGGGTTCGAGGACAAGGGCAGGGCCGCCGGCCGGTCGATCCACGAGTTCCGGGTCACCAGCACGCACTGA
- the pepN gene encoding aminopeptidase N — protein MPGKNLTREEAAERAAVVAVDDHAITLDLTTSETTFATTSTIHFTAKEGSSTFVDFIGESVDEVVLNGTSLEPAEVFADHRVRLDELAADNTVTIRATGRYMNTGEGLHRFVDPVDGEVYLYTQFEVPDSRRMYPVFEQPDLKASFTLTVTAPAHWQVIGNSPTPEPTPVPNGAGQGAAVWAFAPTERMSSYITALVAGPYDVVRDSLVSGGKEVPLGIFCRRSLTQYLDAENLFALTKAGFAFYEEEFRQGYPFTKYDQVFTPEYNMGAMENAGCVTFHEMYVFRSKVPDALVERRALTVLHELAHMWFGNLVTMKWWNDLWLNESFAEWASTTCQAEATEWTDAWTTFCTHEKAWAYRQDQLSSTHPIVAPIRDLEDVEVNFDGITYAKGASVLKQLVAYVGREAFRDGIRAYFVKHAWGNTTLDDLLVELEATSGRDLRSWSRLWLETAGVNTLRPLVEVDERGHYVDAVIEQTHAEGFATLRPHRLAVGLYDLVDGALVRRERIEVDVDGASTPLPQLVGQRQPDLLLLNDDDLTYAKLRLDERSLATLLAHPTAFGESLPMSLALASAWDMTRDGEMAAREYVDLALPVLEGLADSTLLRTLLSQVSTCVGVYSAPGHREALREVVVTSLRSLAEAAAPGSDAQLQLVTAHAGMLAPGDDVGLVAGLLDGSAALEGLAVDTDMRWTLLTGLAAAGEADADAIAREAKGDNTATGRERAARAAASIPTAEAKEAAWQAGVVDTDTPNSVVDAHALGFGRTHDPALLTPFVQRYHDVLEQVWQQRTHAIAEGIVLGFYPMALAGPDLLATTQAWLDEHPQAPDGLRRLVAESRDTVARAVRAQERDSR, from the coding sequence GTGCCCGGGAAGAACCTCACCCGCGAGGAGGCCGCGGAACGTGCGGCCGTCGTCGCGGTGGACGACCACGCGATCACGCTCGACCTGACGACCTCGGAGACGACGTTCGCGACGACCAGCACGATCCACTTCACGGCGAAGGAGGGATCGAGCACCTTCGTCGACTTCATCGGTGAGTCGGTGGACGAGGTCGTGCTCAACGGCACCTCCCTCGAGCCGGCCGAGGTCTTCGCCGACCACCGTGTGCGCCTGGACGAGCTCGCCGCGGACAACACGGTGACCATCCGCGCGACCGGCCGTTACATGAACACCGGCGAGGGCCTGCACCGGTTCGTCGACCCCGTCGACGGGGAGGTCTACCTCTACACGCAGTTCGAGGTGCCGGACAGCCGCCGGATGTACCCGGTCTTCGAGCAGCCCGACCTCAAGGCGAGCTTCACCCTCACCGTGACGGCCCCCGCGCACTGGCAGGTCATCGGCAACTCCCCCACCCCCGAGCCGACGCCGGTCCCCAACGGGGCAGGGCAGGGTGCCGCGGTCTGGGCGTTCGCCCCCACCGAGCGGATGAGCAGCTACATCACCGCCCTCGTCGCGGGCCCCTACGACGTCGTGCGCGACTCGCTGGTCTCGGGGGGCAAGGAGGTGCCGCTGGGCATCTTCTGCCGCAGGTCGCTGACGCAGTACCTCGACGCGGAGAACCTGTTCGCGCTGACCAAGGCCGGTTTCGCCTTCTACGAGGAGGAGTTCCGGCAGGGGTACCCGTTCACCAAGTACGACCAGGTCTTCACGCCGGAGTACAACATGGGCGCGATGGAGAACGCCGGCTGCGTGACCTTCCACGAGATGTACGTCTTCCGCTCCAAGGTCCCCGACGCGTTGGTCGAGCGTCGTGCCCTCACGGTCCTGCACGAACTGGCCCACATGTGGTTCGGCAATCTCGTGACGATGAAGTGGTGGAACGACCTGTGGCTGAACGAGTCCTTCGCGGAGTGGGCCTCGACGACCTGTCAGGCCGAGGCCACCGAGTGGACCGATGCCTGGACCACCTTCTGCACCCACGAGAAGGCCTGGGCCTACCGCCAGGACCAGCTGTCCTCGACGCACCCGATCGTCGCGCCGATCCGTGACCTCGAGGACGTCGAGGTCAACTTCGACGGCATCACCTACGCCAAGGGCGCCTCGGTCCTCAAGCAGCTCGTCGCCTACGTCGGCCGCGAGGCCTTCCGCGACGGCATCCGCGCCTACTTCGTCAAGCACGCGTGGGGCAACACGACCCTCGACGACCTGCTGGTCGAGCTGGAGGCCACCTCCGGTCGCGACCTGCGGTCCTGGTCGCGGCTGTGGCTGGAGACGGCCGGGGTCAACACCCTGCGTCCGCTCGTCGAGGTCGACGAGCGCGGCCACTACGTCGATGCGGTCATCGAGCAGACCCACGCCGAGGGCTTCGCGACGTTGCGCCCACACCGTCTGGCGGTCGGCCTGTACGACCTCGTCGACGGCGCCCTCGTGCGCCGCGAGCGCATCGAGGTGGACGTCGACGGCGCGAGCACGCCCCTGCCCCAGCTGGTCGGGCAGCGTCAGCCGGACCTGCTGCTGCTCAACGACGACGACCTGACCTATGCCAAGCTCCGTCTGGACGAGCGCTCCCTCGCGACACTGCTGGCGCACCCGACCGCGTTCGGTGAGTCGCTGCCGATGTCCTTGGCGCTCGCGTCGGCGTGGGACATGACCCGCGACGGCGAGATGGCCGCCCGCGAGTACGTCGACCTGGCCCTGCCGGTCCTCGAGGGTCTCGCCGACTCCACGCTGCTGCGCACCCTGCTGTCGCAGGTGTCGACGTGCGTGGGCGTCTACAGCGCACCCGGCCACCGGGAGGCGCTGCGCGAGGTGGTCGTCACCTCACTCCGCTCGCTGGCGGAGGCCGCAGCTCCCGGCAGCGACGCCCAGCTGCAGCTGGTCACCGCGCACGCGGGCATGCTGGCGCCCGGTGACGACGTCGGTCTGGTCGCAGGCCTGCTCGACGGCAGCGCCGCGCTCGAGGGCCTGGCCGTCGACACCGACATGCGGTGGACGCTGCTGACCGGGCTCGCCGCCGCCGGCGAGGCGGACGCCGACGCCATCGCGCGGGAGGCGAAGGGGGACAACACGGCCACCGGTCGTGAGCGCGCCGCGCGAGCCGCTGCGAGCATCCCGACCGCCGAGGCCAAGGAGGCCGCCTGGCAGGCCGGTGTGGTCGACACCGACACCCCCAACTCGGTCGTGGACGCGCACGCACTCGGTTTCGGGCGCACCCACGACCCGGCGCTGCTCACCCCCTTCGTCCAGCGGTACCACGACGTGCTGGAGCAGGTGTGGCAGCAGCGGACCCACGCCATCGCCGAAGGCATCGTCCTGGGGTTCTACCCGATGGCGCTGGCGGGGCCGGACCTCCTCGCGACGACCCAGGCGTGGCTCGACGAACACCCCCAGGCCCCCGACGGACTTCGTCGGCTGGTCGCGGAGAGCCGCGACACCGTCGCCCGCGCCGTGCGAGCACAGGAGCGTGACAGCCGTTGA
- a CDS encoding DsbA family protein produces the protein MPKQSVEMWFDPLCPWAWMTSRWLMEVERVRDVEITWSQMSLSVLNEGRDLSDDYRDLMQRGWTPVRVIAAARKAHGDEVTKPLYDAIGTRLHLGEQQDFRAATAEALAEVGLPTELVEAADSDEHDDFLRRSHDRAIGLVGDDVGTPVISVGEVAFFGPVVSPAPKGEAAGRLFDGCVLVAGTEGFFELKRTRTRGPIFD, from the coding sequence ATGCCGAAGCAGTCCGTGGAAATGTGGTTCGACCCCCTGTGCCCGTGGGCATGGATGACCTCTCGGTGGCTGATGGAGGTCGAGCGGGTCCGCGACGTCGAGATCACCTGGTCGCAGATGAGTCTGTCGGTGCTCAACGAGGGGCGCGACCTGTCCGACGACTACCGCGACCTGATGCAGCGGGGCTGGACCCCGGTGCGGGTCATCGCGGCCGCGCGCAAGGCCCACGGCGACGAGGTCACCAAGCCGCTGTACGACGCGATCGGTACCCGGCTGCACCTGGGGGAGCAACAGGACTTCCGTGCCGCCACCGCCGAGGCGCTCGCCGAGGTCGGCCTACCGACCGAGCTGGTCGAGGCCGCGGACAGCGACGAGCACGACGATTTCCTGCGCCGGAGCCACGACCGCGCCATCGGCCTCGTCGGTGACGACGTGGGTACGCCGGTGATCTCCGTCGGTGAGGTCGCCTTCTTCGGTCCCGTCGTCTCGCCTGCTCCGAAGGGGGAGGCTGCCGGGCGACTGTTCGACGGCTGCGTCCTCGTCGCCGGTACCGAGGGGTTCTTCGAGCTGAAGCGCACCCGCACCCGCGGCCCGATCTTCGACTGA